gttttaaacataTTAACCATATTTAAACTTTAGAATAAACAAGTTACATTGTAATACAaagttacttttaaaatatttgaagacaaaatcaaatacttaaaaaaatgagaatggtacgtactaaaatataaaataagactGTCTtttaagaggaaaaaaaatctGTTTGAAGATAAAATCTTAgtattttgttgaaaaaaaaaatacaagtatttgaaattatatatatagaaaaagtaaggtttagggtttagcTTGACTTAAATTGAATGtgatatcaaataaaattaaattaaataattttcggTTGTTTAGTTTTGTTGAAAGGAGAACTCTCCTACTATTGGTAAAgagtgttttttatgatgaattaTCCAATGTTCTTTCTTGAGTAATGAAATTGATAGAACAACAATTAGAATTATATACGGAAGGCAttagataaaaatttaatgtatgaaaGAATTTAAATTGCAAAACAGATCATATTTGCacaaatttaatcatattaatcgattatcatattaatcgattaagttATAACCATAATCAATTAAAGGATATCATAACACATAAGAAGCAAAATAGGGctatactatttattttaattgattaatttacaaatctaatatatttaaacaGAAACGAAAGTCTAATCAATTAAGATTTTTACATAATTGATTCAAAAGCATCAGAATTAAGATTtttacataattgattaaaaagcaTCAGAATTTCATATCGTATACATGTGTGTGATTCAACCTGTCTCTTTATGAAATTcattacattcatttgacaaaAACGAAATTTGAAAATAGGAACACGCCAAAAAGTTGTCCAAAACCATTTTTGGAGAAATCAATCAACACTTTTGAATAAAGCTCAAGAAATCTCCAAGGTTTCAAGAAAACAAGAAGAATTGTAAGATTTGTACAATTGTTGGTGCATTCAGGTTTCATTTAACTGTTAATTTCCTTAATCATCTTAGTTGTGTAGGCAAGGTGTGAGAGAGTGAGTTTGAACCTCTCTTGGatattgtttattatattggaGTGTGTGTGAGGATACAAATTAAGAGAATTCTTTTGTATTCTTAACTCTGAAGTTGAGTGAAttcccttcaactaaggttgttaAAGGaagactagatgtaggcttaACTTAAGAgatgaaccagtataaaaatttgtgtgtgatttattcttgtttttgcaCCTTATTTTGATTGTTCATAAACCATTGTGTATTGATTTCAAGAACCAAGATTTTCAAGAGATTGTGAAAgttcttttaaaattcaattcaccccctcttagATTTAGATATAGGAGgtatatttttaacaagttttttaaaattgtgttaTTAGTATGATTTCTAATAGAAGCAAGGTCCAATTTGGCCAACAAACCACATGCGAAAGCAGAGCAGAAAATAACACAAATGAAGAATATACCATACAATAGTACTGTATACagaacttttttgttttttccctTGTCCTGTTAAGTCAtcttttgtgtatatatattacCTTTTATGAAAGGTAATACAAATTGAGAGAGTGTGAGTTTAATTTACCTTGTTGGTGCTTTCGGATTTCATTGAATTGTTAATTTCCTTAATCATCTTAGCTGTGTAGGCAAGGTGTGAGAGAGTGAGTTTGAACCTCTCTTGGATATTGTTTATTATAGTGGTGTGTGTGTGTTAAAGATACAAATTGAGAGAATTCTTTTGTATTCTTAACTCTGAAGATGAGTGAAttcccttcaactaaggttgttaATGGAAAGTTGGATGTAAGCTCTATTTAAAagctgaaccagtataaaatttgtgtgggatttgttcttgtttttgcaCCTTATTTTGATTGTTCATAAATCATTGTGTATTGATTTCAAGAACCaagattttcaagaaattgtgaaagttgttttaaaattcaattcaccccctcttagATTTAGATATAGGAGctatatttttaacaagttttttaaaatcatgTTATTAGTATGATTACTAATAGAAGCAAGGTCCAATTTGGCCAACAGAACATATGCAAAAGCAGAGCAGAGAATAGCACAACAGAAGAATATACCATACAATAGTACTATATATaacactttttgttttttcccTTGTCTTGTTAAGTCAtcttttgtgtgtgtgtgtgtgtatatatatatatatatatatatatatatatatatatatatatatatatatatatatatatatatattacctttTATGAAAGGTAATACAAATTAAGAGAGTGTGAGTTTAATTAACCTTGTTGGTGTTTTTAGATTtcatttaattgttaattttcttAATCATCTTGGCTGTGTAGACAAGGTGTGAGAGAGCGTGAGTTTGAACCTCTCTTAGATGTTGTTTATTATAgtggtgtgtgtgtgtaaagATACAAATGGAGAGAATTCTTTTGTATTCTTAACTCTGAAGATGAGTGAATTCCCTTCAACTAAAGTTGTTAATGGAAAGTTGGATGTAAGCTCTATTTAAAAgttgaaccagtataaaatttgtgtgggatttgttcttgtttttgcaCCTTATTTTGATTGTTCATAAATCATTGTGTATTGATTTCAAGAACCaagattttcaagaaattgtgaaagttgttttaaaattcaattcaccccctcttagATTTAGATATAGGAGctatatttttaacaagttttttaaaatcatgTTATTAGTATGATTACTAATAGAAGCAAGGTCCAATTTGGCAACAGAACACATGCAAAAGCAGAGCAGAGAATAGCACAACAGAAGAATATACCATACAATAGTACTGtatataacattttttgttttttccctTGTCCTGTTAAGTCAtcttttgtgtgtgtgtatatatatatatatatatatatatatatatgtatatatatatattacctttTATGAAAGGTAATACAAATTGAGAGAGTGTGAGTTTAATTAACCTTGTTGGTGCTTTTAGATTtcatttaattgttaattttcttAATCATCTTGGCTGTGTAGACAAGGTGTGAGAGAGCGTGAGTTTGAACCTCTCTTAGatattgtttattatattggaGTGTGTGTGAGAATACAAATTGAGAGAATTCTTTTGTATACTTAACTCTGAAGCTGAGTGAATTCCCTTCAACTGAGGTTGTTAAAGGAAGATTGGATGTAGGCTCAATTTAAAAgttgaaccagtataaaaatttgtgtgggatttgttcttgtttttgcaCCTTATTTTGATTGTTCATAAACCATTATGTATTGATTTCAAGAACcaatattttcaagaaattgtGAAAGTTGTTTTAAAATCCAATTCACCCCATCTTAGATTGAAACATgggaattatatttttaacaagttttttaaaatcatattattacTATGATTGGTAATAGAAACAAGGTCCAATTTGGCCAACAGAACACATGCGAAAGCAGAGCAGAAAATAgcacaacaaaataatataccATACAATAGTACTGTATATAGaacctttttgttttttctcttatcCTGTTAAGTCATCTTTTGTGTATGTATATTACCTTTTATGAAAGGTAATAAAGAACAacaatgtatatttttttaattttgtctcttctatatcttttctttgtctctattcttttaattacttattatttttaataattagtaGTTGAAATATTGAATTAAGTAGGGATAACATCGAACTTGTAAATCATACATGTTATTTAATAGATTCAAACtaatatcaaaattatgaaGACTAGGGATGAAGAAAGGGAGtctaatatattaaatttgtgtACCTTACAAAtagcaacttttttttttataaattataaccaACCAGGTTTCATAATGTTGGATACCctattatttaatatacaaacatttaaaaaaagttgaataattaaaatgttgaaaaagttacTTGAccctttattttaaaatcttatgtTTTTGAATAATGTCTATTTTAGACTTCTGGCTTTCCtcttacaaaacaaaagataaatcTAAAAAGTACATGTGAGTCTAGGAAACTAGGTACTAATGGTTTGCAAATAAGGAAACATCatagtttgaaaatttttccTCCTTTAGTAATGTAAAAGTTCATAAGAAAACAATTCATCATATATGAATCcacaatagaaaaaataaaaatttcttcatCCATAACATTTCAACTATCTCTAATTGTTAAGTAATCATGGGTTTTCACAAGATTTGAgtctaatttttataaattaaaattaattttcaagaCCCATAGTAATTTTCAagtcaattatttatttaatatttatatacattaaaaaattatattagctaaaaataaaataaatttatttcatataaatttcatattataaactaattttataaattaaattaaacttaaaattactttttaatataaaatcaaaatatctatgttaataaaatttattatttattacatttattgtATTATTCCCTATTAACCTATCTATTAATATATAATCACaactaaaacttattttatatatattaaaaatctggtagaaactaaaatatagaaataagacaaatttaaattatataagtatATTCAAACTTTGTTTTCCACATACACTAATTTTTGTAAGATTAATAACTCTTGATAATATCAAGATATATTTTACTTGATAGAGATgcaatttgatttaaattttgcACTAAATTGAACATATGCTTTTGGAACCTGACATAATGGTAGCTCTTGCTCCTTGTATCAACCAAAAGTCTAAAAAGTAATCAATATCCAAACATCTACCATGTGTTTGTCCTAAAACCAAGTTTGTCGGAGGCAAAATCGATTCTCTAGGTTCCCACATGATCATGTTATTAGTCTCAGCTGGATTTTCCATAAACTATTATTCAGCAAAGTCAAAGATGGACTCAAACCCCAACCAAACCCGAATCTAGTGGAACAATGACAACATATTACAAATTACTACTTTATACGCAAAGATAAATAGAAACAATAAGAACACATATTCATTCATCAACATAATGCAGTACTCTCAACATCCAGAAGGAACATAACCGAttcaaaagagaaagaaaacttaCTAATTTtacaactaattaaaaattaacaaaataatattacactaaataaaatgtaacaattaataattgttaattatttggCAGACCCTCTGCCAATCATTTCCTTGTACCTCATGATGGAATCCAGCCTCTGCAGCTTCAGCTGCTGCTTGAACTTGTTGATGAAGTCGTCAGCCTTAGCGTCCACCTCGTCGTCTACTACAGCGCCGTTCACCTTCGCTTCCCTCACCGTGGCCGGGCGGCGATTCTCCACAATGTCCTCCTCCTTAAAGTGCGCGAACGCGGATTTGCTGCTTGCCGACTTTTTCATCTTCCGAGGCAGTTTCACTGGAACCTCTCCGGAAGAAGGCTTGGTGTCAGAGTGCGTCCTCGTGAAATGACCATCTTGCCCCTGCTGCTGCAATTTGCTGTAAATCTCATCCAACGAAGAACCCTCTTCGCGGTCTCCGAGACTGTAGTCATGACCGCCGCTCACGACAGGAAAGTCAtcgtcttcttctttttcctcgtCGGTTTCGACCACCTGGGGTGGCGGCAAGTGGGATTTGTCCGGCGCGTGGGAAAGTGTGGCGGCTTGTGGAGCTTGGAGAGTGAGTTTTGAAGTGAAGGGTTCGGTGGGGAGGTAAGTGTAGAAGTTGATGGATTTGAGTCTTTGAAGGAGTGAAGGAGATCTAGCAAGTTGGAAGCTTTCGTTTTCATGGGTATGGTTTTGGGTTTGAGATTCATGGAAATGTGGGAATGGAGGGTCTTGGGAGGAGTAGAAGTTGATGGATTTGAGTCTCTGCAAGATGGAAGGGGATCTAGGGAGGTGGGGTTGTGGAAAGTCATTAGCTTGATGATGTTGGGCATGAGGGtcttggtggtggtggtggtgtttGGAGCTGGCAAGGTTggagatgatgaagatggttCCGATGACTAgttggaggaggaggaagaagacgGTGGGTGTGAACCAGCTGTAAAGGGTGGCCAAGAATGTCGGGGAGGATGAGACTGCTTCCTCAAGCATGATTCTGGTTTGAAGGTTCAGAGgttgaagaagagagaagaggttGTTGGTGGGTTGGTTGGGTTTGATTTGGTTATGTAGAGTGTGTGTACTTGTTTAGTGTTTAGATATTTAGCTAATGTTATTGAGGTTCTCGACAGGGTAAATTATATGTACGGTTGTGAGGGTCACTTAaatttatatgctttattcaATCATCAattaattatctataaataaatatatatatatatatatatatatatatatatatatatatatatatatatatataaataaatagaaagaaattaaatttacataatATGAGAATATTGGTAAggataaaagttaattttatttatttattttgtttgtattaaATGGTGTATAAAGAAAAAGCATGTGAAA
This window of the Vigna angularis cultivar LongXiaoDou No.4 chromosome 7, ASM1680809v1, whole genome shotgun sequence genome carries:
- the LOC108337411 gene encoding pathogen-associated molecular patterns-induced protein A70, translating into MLEEAVSSSPTFLATLYSWFTPTVFFLLLQLVIGTIFIISNLASSKHHHHHQDPHAQHHQANDFPQPHLPRSPSILQRLKSINFYSSQDPPFPHFHESQTQNHTHENESFQLARSPSLLQRLKSINFYTYLPTEPFTSKLTLQAPQAATLSHAPDKSHLPPPQVVETDEEKEEDDDFPVVSGGHDYSLGDREEGSSLDEIYSKLQQQGQDGHFTRTHSDTKPSSGEVPVKLPRKMKKSASSKSAFAHFKEEDIVENRRPATVREAKVNGAVVDDEVDAKADDFINKFKQQLKLQRLDSIMRYKEMIGRGSAK